The stretch of DNA ACAAGATAATAACTGGTTCGCTCGATGGTTCCATTAGGCAATATGATTTGAGAGTTGGTGAGCTAACTTGCGACACGATAGGTGTACCGATTACCCACATAGTCCACACGAAGGATGGCCAGTGCATTGTGGCAGCATGTTTAGATAGCACTATTCGACTGATAGATGTGGATTCCGGTGAGCTATTATCAGAGTACAAGGGACACCGAACGGAGGATTATCATATTGAATGCGGAACTGTTCGAAATGATTCGAACATTATCTCTGGTTCTTCGGAGGGATGTGCTGTCATTTGGGATCTGTTGGAAGCCACCGAACTGCGAAGGCTCAAGATGGACACGGGCGTGGTACATTCGCTGTCGATACACCCTACCGGAAGCGATATTTTATTCGCTAAAAAACGAAACATTGAACTGTGGGGAGATACATCGGAGAGCGAAATAATAATTGATGAATGATTTTGCCAACGcctgtaaatatttttattttagttttatattaaaagttttttttattcttatttaTATTTGTATCCTAATAAACTTACAATCGTGCTGTATGTTCATAATATTCCACGCCAGATCAACCGCCTCATACAAATGATGGAGAGAACCAAAAATGTTGACTTTTGTTAATCCTATTATCAATTAAATTGCAATTAATTTTTATGGCGGCGTATCCACAATTATTGACCTCTCCTTGAAAAATTATAGAGCcatctgaatagaaaaaaatgaaattgataTTCACTGATCCCAATCGGTTTTGAGACTTGATTTTGAATTTCGATTTCGCAATCCCATCGAGATCGACTTTTACATTCTGAAATTCATTCGAGATTCAAACCGAATCGATGCAAAAATGGCAACATCCGCGATTACAGTTGTACACTGTCGACGTTTGGTGGCGACATTCATGAtcggggccataatttgggtcccgaaCTCGAAAGTGTAATGTGTATCAGATTAGAAGGAAAGaaaccagtttgaaaatgtgaaaGAAATTTTTTATATAACGTTATTTAATCACTTCAAACACGTACTGTGTATTCCTGGCTATTATTTCaccagaactaatcaagaacatggagtcaaatttgacatgtaAGGTTTTAGTGTGCACGGAacatttctatgatgaatagacactcctccctaatCTCTAAGGgagggtttagactagtgatatattcgtgtgaagaaatatgatgagatttatagaaatcgcatccaccgtttacactagcgcgaacttcttcttcttatatggcactaacgttcctagaggaactccgccgtctcaacgtagtattacttgcgtcattttcattagtacttagttgagatttctatgccaaataacacgccttgaatgcattctgagtggcaagctctagaatacgcgtgaccacagtgcaagtcagaggaaatttctttgaag from Toxorhynchites rutilus septentrionalis strain SRP chromosome 3, ASM2978413v1, whole genome shotgun sequence encodes:
- the LOC129777917 gene encoding WD repeat domain-containing protein 83, which codes for MDLVHHKTINCNQGAVRAVRYNVDGSYCLTCGSDKKIKLWNPKNGILLKTYGGHAGEVMDAAGSCDSSFIVSVSADKSVIYWDVSTGQPVRRLRGHAGAVKCCKFNEDSSIVVSGSTDNTVMCWDIRTRKTEPIQTMREAKDCITSLVVTEHKIITGSLDGSIRQYDLRVGELTCDTIGVPITHIVHTKDGQCIVAACLDSTIRLIDVDSGELLSEYKGHRTEDYHIECGTVRNDSNIISGSSEGCAVIWDLLEATELRRLKMDTGVVHSLSIHPTGSDILFAKKRNIELWGDTSESEIIIDE